Sequence from the Camelus dromedarius isolate mCamDro1 chromosome 12, mCamDro1.pat, whole genome shotgun sequence genome:
CCCTGCACACGAATACCTCCCTTGGGGTGGCGGTGTTCACTGGGGGTACGTGCGcttctcagccctcagccctATCAGGGGAAGGATGAACAAACGGACCAATGAAAGGACTTGACTGTCAGGGAACAAAGAGGAAGCTATCTCCTTGAGACTAACATCAAGGTCCTGCCCAGATACCTGTCTAACTCCCTCAGGAAGTGTCTCCACCTACCTTCCAGGCAGTGATCTCTTCTCTAACTTCCATCTCAAAGTTCTCAGCTTCCCGCTGCTCCTCCCTCAGCCTCTTCAGAATTGCCTGGAGTTTCCCCTGTGAGAAAAGAAGCACACCAGAGTCAAGCTCTGGGCTTGCTCAGCATCACTGCAGAGGATAAACGGGGGAGAAATGGTCGGGTTTCCAGACAATGGAATCCATAGAAATGAGCAATTAGAATCTATGACTTGGGAAAAACCATGAAGTAGTGAATGTGTTCTTAAGACTCAAGAGATAGAAGACCCAACATCTCACCGACAGAGGACTGATTCTCTTTGTCCTAGAAGAACCCGGATCCTATAGCAAGGGAACGACTTTCACCTTAGCTCACCCAGTGTCCTAGTTAGCCTCTTATTCGGAGTGATAATGAGAGCTTCTCTCTGGCACCAGGTCCCCACCATCCAGCACAAAGTGCGTAAGTTTCTACTTCTACCTGAAAGGCTGTGTGCAGGgttattattttgtaattggGTGGAATACACAGACATGTCCATTGACATCAGAAGGTAcacactggaagagaagaggccaCAGGCTTTGGGTCTTTGGTGACCAGGTAAATAAAGCCCATTGCCAAGTGGAGGTTTCCCCTCAAGTACCGTTTTCTGCCCTGTCTTCCCTCCATTCTGGTCTGTTACCTGGTACTCCTGGGCAACCTCCTCCAAGAGGCACGTGCGGTGACCACGGTGCTCCTGGGACCGCTCGCAAAGCCAGCAAATGACCTTCCCATCCTCCTTACAGAAGAGCAGGAGTATCTCTCCGTGGCGCGCACAGAGATTTTCCTTCTGCTCCATCTCTGGGCTCAGCttgacctccctgagcctctccACTATGTTGGACACAAGCTGGTTACGCCGCAGGTTCTCAGGCTGGTAACTAACTCGGCACACAGGGCAGCTGCTCTCCCCTTCTTGGCCAGTCCTGGACTCCTTGTTGTTCGCAGTGATGCAGGCTTGGCAGAACGTGTGGCCACAGTCAAGGCTGCAGGGTTCTGTCAGAAGCTCCAGGCAAATGGGGCAGGTCACCTCCTCCTGTATGTTCACCAGGATTCCTGACGCCATGCCAGCCACTCCCCTGTTTCCACCCGTCCTGATTTCTAAGGCTTCTCGTACTCACAGATCCCTGCATGATTGGGAATATTAAAAGGCATCAGAGAAAGGTACAAAGAAAGTGATATTAATTGTGTAGAAATCAAAGATGCGCAAAGACCAAATTATTGaaggccaaaacaaacaaacaaacatacaaaaaagaaacagaaaaaaggaagcagCTGGCTGACCTGTTAAAAGgacatttcataataattttaaacactTTACTCTCGGTTcataattcttattatttaattatacttAACAAAAGGATGATGTCATACTTTTCTACCAA
This genomic interval carries:
- the LOC105097932 gene encoding tripartite motif-containing protein 5-like isoform X2 translates to MASGILVNIQEEVTCPICLELLTEPCSLDCGHTFCQACITANNKESRTGQEGESSCPVCRVSYQPENLRRNQLVSNIVERLREVKLSPEMEQKENLCARHGEILLLFCKEDGKVICWLCERSQEHRGHRTCLLEEVAQEYQGKLQAILKRLREEQREAENFEMEVREEITAWKHQMENERQNVQAEFKELRAILNDEEQKELQKLKDDVGGILRNLADSENEVVQQSQLVRDLISDLEQCLQRSMVEMLQDVHGIIKRCLTCHGKVRSSLSVKHPELEKTPLYLNFCPGYRRDQLLIYISI